A stretch of the Corylus avellana chromosome ca6, CavTom2PMs-1.0 genome encodes the following:
- the LOC132185955 gene encoding LEAF RUST 10 DISEASE-RESISTANCE LOCUS RECEPTOR-LIKE PROTEIN KINASE-like 2.1, translated as MVTLYYFKRKFLSNKIIYFWEKESQTHKSVEAFLRNNGSLPIKRYSYSDIKKMANFFRDKLGEGGFGGVYKGKLQDGCLVAVKLLKESRSNGDEFINEVASISRTSHVNIVTLIGFCFEGSKKALIYEFMPNGSLEKFIYKENRSKADCHLEWETIYKIALGIAHGLEYLHRGCNTRILHFDIKPYNILLDENFCPKISDFGLAKICPKEVSIISMLDARGTIGYVALELTCRNIGKVSHKSDVYSYGMMVSEMVRGRKNIDTEVDRTSELFFPHWIYKRLELDEELGLHGLMNEEHHESARKMIIVSLWCIQIDPSNRPPMNRVLDMLKGSLDSLQIPPKPFVSSPT; from the coding sequence ATGGTTACATTATACTACTTCAAGAGAAAGTTCTTgtccaataaaattatttatttttgggaaaaggAAAGTCAAACCCATAAGAGTGTCGAGGCCTTTCTGAGGAACAATGGATCTCTTCCCATTAAAAGATACAGTTACTCTGATATCAAGAAAATGGCCAACTTCTTTAGAGATAAATTAGGCGAAGGGGGCTTTGGTGGTGTTTACAAGGGGAAGTTACAAGATGGTTGTCTTGTGGCTGTGAAGCTTTTGAAAGAATCAAGAAGTAATGGAGATGAATTCATTAATGAGGTTGCAAGCATTAGTAGGACCTCTCATGTCAACATAGTCACTCTTATCGGCTTTTGCTTTGAGGGTTCTAAAAAAGCTCTCATCTATGAGTTTATGCCTAACGGATCTCTCGAGAAGTTTATATACAAAGAAAATCGCTCCAAGGCTGATTGTCACTTAGAATGGGAGACTATATATAAGATTGCACTTGGCATTGCTCATGGACTAGAGTACTTACATAGAGGTTGCAATACAAGAATCTTGCATTTCGACATAAAACCTTATAACATTCTTTTGGATGAGaacttttgtccaaaaatttctgattttggccttgcaaaAATATGCCCTAAAGAAGTGAGTATCATATCCATGTTGGATGCAAGAGGAACTATAGGATATGTAGCTCTAGAACTAACTTGTAGAAATATTGGAAAGGTCTCTCACAAGTCAGATGTTTATAGCTATGGAATGATGGTTTCAGAAATGGTTAGAGGAAGAAAGAATATTGATACCGAGGTTGATCGTACTAGTGAATTATTTTTTCCACATTGGATTTACAAGCGTCTTGAATTAGACGAAGAACTAGGATTACATGGCCTTATGAATGAAGAGCATCATGAAAGTGCAAGGAAGATGATAATAGTGAGTTTGTGGTGCATACAAATTGATCCCTCAAACCGACCACCGATGAATAGAGTTCTGGATATGTTGAAAGGAAGCCTCGATTCCTTACAAATCCCACCCAAACCTTTCGTGTCTTCCCCAACATGA